One genomic segment of Balaenoptera musculus isolate JJ_BM4_2016_0621 chromosome 11, mBalMus1.pri.v3, whole genome shotgun sequence includes these proteins:
- the SERPINB9 gene encoding serpin B9 isoform X5 — translation MDALSEANGAFALRLLKILCQDDPSRNVFYSPVSISSALAMVFLGAKGDTAAQLAQVLSLNTEKDIHEDFRALLTELNKPGTQYLLRTANRLFGAKTCEFLSIFKEACLWFYHTELEQLSFAKAAEPSRKQINAWVSKKTEGKIPELLPGNSIDAQTRLVLINTVYFKGRWNEQFNEAYTREMPFRVNRKEQRPVQMMFQEGTFRLAHIEEVQAQVLELPYAGEELSMVILLPDDHVALSSVEKHLTFEKFLAWTHPDCMKSTEVEVFLPRFKLEEAYDLGSVLQGLGVVDAFQQGRADFSAMSADSDLCLSRFAHKSLVEVNEEGTEAAAALAVTVVECCLESGPRFCADRPFLFFIRHNKASSILFCGRLSSP, via the exons ATGGACGCTCTTTCTGAAGCAAATGGCGCCTTTGCCCTCCGCCTTTTAAAGATACTGTGTCAAGATGACCCTTCACGCAACGTGTTTTATTCTCCCGTGAGCATCTCCTCTGCCCTGGCCATGGTCTTCCTGGGGGCAAAAGGAGACACTGCTGCCCAGTTGGCCCAG gTGCTTTCTttaaacacagagaaagacaTTCATGAGGATTTCCGGGCACTTCTCACCGAGCTGAACAAGCCTGGCACTCAGTACTTGCTCAGAACGGCCAACAGGCTCTTTGGAGCGAAGACCTGTGAGTTTCTGTCT ATCTTTAAGGAAGCCTGTCTTTGGTTCTACCACACTGAGCTGGAGCAGCTCTCCTTTGCCAAAGCTGCAGAGCCGTCCAGGAAACAGATAAACGCTTGGGTCTCAAAAAAGACTGAAG GTAAAATTCCAGAGTTGTTGCCGGGTAACTCAATTGATGCGCAGACCAGGCTGGTTCTCATCAACACAGTCTACTTCAAAGGAAGGTGGAATGAGCAATTCAACGAAGCGTACACAAGGGAGATGCCTTTTAGAGTAAACCGG AAGGAGCAAAGGCCGGTGCAGATGATGTTTCAGGAAGGCACGTTTAGACTCGCGCACATCGAGGAGGTGCAGGCCCAGGTGCTCGAGCTGCCCTACGCGGGGGAGGAGCTGAGCATGGTCATCCTGCTTCCTGACGACCACGTGGCTCTGAGCTCG GTGGAAAAACATCTCACTTTTGAGAAATTCCTCGCCTGGACCCACCCAGACTGCATGAAAAGCACAGAAGTGGAAGTTTTCCTCCCGAGATTTAAACTGGAAGAGGCTTATGACCTGGGGTCTGTGCTGCAGGGTCTGGGGGTGGTTGACGCCTTCCAGCAGGGCAGGGCTGACTTCTCGGCCATGTCAGCCGACAGCGACCTGTGTCTGTCCAGGTTTGCGCACAAGAGTTTGGTGGAGGTGAACGAGGAAGGCACGGAGGCCGCGGCCGCTTTGGCCGTGACAGTGGTGGAGTGTTGCCTGGAGTCTGGACCCAGGTTCTGTGCCGACcgcccctttcttttcttcatcagGCACAACAAAGCCAGCAGCATTCTCTTCTGCGGCAGGCTTTCCTCCCCATAG
- the SERPINB9 gene encoding serpin B9 isoform X1, which yields MGSGAWVTGECVGLPNVQAFLPRLKLEESYALESFLCSSRMTGVFEKAKADFPGMFTTKHGPRLHTALGEASKEGSAQHRCRASFSPSGAAKPAAFPSAAGSLLQKEVLSLNTEKDIHEDFRALLTELNKPGTQYLLRTANRLFGAKTCEFLSIFKEACLWFYHTELEQLSFAKAAEPSRKQINAWVSKKTEGKIPELLPGNSIDAQTRLVLINTVYFKGRWNEQFNEAYTREMPFRVNRKEQRPVQMMFQEGTFRLAHIEEVQAQVLELPYAGEELSMVILLPDDHVALSSVEKHLTFEKFLAWTHPDCMKSTEVEVFLPRFKLEEAYDLGSVLQGLGVVDAFQQGRADFSAMSADSDLCLSRFAHKSLVEVNEEGTEAAAALAVTVVECCLESGPRFCADRPFLFFIRHNKASSILFCGRLSSP from the exons atggggagtggggcgTGGGTGACAGGTGAGTGTGTAGGCTTACCTAACGTTCAAGCTTTCCTTCCCAGGTTAAAGCTGGAGGAGAGTTATGCCTTGGAGTCTTTTCTCTGCAGTTCAAGAATGACCGGTGTGTTTGAGAAGGCCAAGGCCGACTTTCCCGGAATGTTCACTACGAAGCACGGCCCCAGGTTGCACACAGCACTCGGCGAGGCCAGCAAGGAAGGCAGCGCTCAGCACCGGTGCCGAGCTTCCTTCTCTCCATCAGGCGCCGCAAAACCAGCAGCATTTCCTTCTGCGGCAGGTTCTCTTCTCCAGAAAGAG gTGCTTTCTttaaacacagagaaagacaTTCATGAGGATTTCCGGGCACTTCTCACCGAGCTGAACAAGCCTGGCACTCAGTACTTGCTCAGAACGGCCAACAGGCTCTTTGGAGCGAAGACCTGTGAGTTTCTGTCT ATCTTTAAGGAAGCCTGTCTTTGGTTCTACCACACTGAGCTGGAGCAGCTCTCCTTTGCCAAAGCTGCAGAGCCGTCCAGGAAACAGATAAACGCTTGGGTCTCAAAAAAGACTGAAG GTAAAATTCCAGAGTTGTTGCCGGGTAACTCAATTGATGCGCAGACCAGGCTGGTTCTCATCAACACAGTCTACTTCAAAGGAAGGTGGAATGAGCAATTCAACGAAGCGTACACAAGGGAGATGCCTTTTAGAGTAAACCGG AAGGAGCAAAGGCCGGTGCAGATGATGTTTCAGGAAGGCACGTTTAGACTCGCGCACATCGAGGAGGTGCAGGCCCAGGTGCTCGAGCTGCCCTACGCGGGGGAGGAGCTGAGCATGGTCATCCTGCTTCCTGACGACCACGTGGCTCTGAGCTCG GTGGAAAAACATCTCACTTTTGAGAAATTCCTCGCCTGGACCCACCCAGACTGCATGAAAAGCACAGAAGTGGAAGTTTTCCTCCCGAGATTTAAACTGGAAGAGGCTTATGACCTGGGGTCTGTGCTGCAGGGTCTGGGGGTGGTTGACGCCTTCCAGCAGGGCAGGGCTGACTTCTCGGCCATGTCAGCCGACAGCGACCTGTGTCTGTCCAGGTTTGCGCACAAGAGTTTGGTGGAGGTGAACGAGGAAGGCACGGAGGCCGCGGCCGCTTTGGCCGTGACAGTGGTGGAGTGTTGCCTGGAGTCTGGACCCAGGTTCTGTGCCGACcgcccctttcttttcttcatcagGCACAACAAAGCCAGCAGCATTCTCTTCTGCGGCAGGCTTTCCTCCCCATAG
- the SERPINB6 gene encoding serpin B6 isoform X1, producing MGAVPSLPGGRSGPRAHRLATMDALSEANGTFALTLLKHLGEDNSKNVFFSPISISSALAMVFMGAKGNTAAQMSQALSLSRSSGGGGDIHQDFQNLLTEVNRTGTQYLLRTANRLFGEKTYDFLPSFKDSCRKFYEAEMEELDFISAAEESRKHINTWVAQRTEGKIIDLLSPDSVDSVTCLVLVNAIYLKGNWENQFNKQHTKERPFKVSKNVEKPVQMMFKKSTFKITYIGEIFTQILVLPYVGGELNMIIMLPDGKTDLKTVEKELTYEKFVEWTRPDLMEEEEVEVSLPKFKLGESYDMEGVLRTLGVTDAFENARADFSTMSSRGDLCLSRVAHKAFVEVDEEGTEAAAASAAVLMLRCARITPRFCADHPFLFFIQHSKTQALLFCGRLSSP from the exons ACTCGCCACCATGGATGCTCTGTCAGAAGCAAACGGCACCTTTGCCTTGACCCTTTTGAAACATCTGGGTGAAGACAACtcgaaaaatgtgtttttctcacCCATAAGCATCTCCTCTGCCCTGGCCATGGTCTTCATGGGGGCAAAGGGAAACACCGCGGCCCAGATGTCCCAG GCACTTTCTCTAAGCAGAAGCAGCGGCGGAGGTGGAGACATCCACCAGGATTTCCAGAACCTTCTCACCGAAGTTAACAGGACCGGCACACAGTACTTGCTCAGAACTGCCAACAGGCTCTTTGGAGAGAAGACTTATGATTTCCTCCCA TCTTTCAAAGATTCCTGCCGCAAATTCTACGAAGCAGAGATGGAAGAGCTCGACTTTATCAGCGCTGCGGAGGAATCCAGGAAACACATAAACACCTGGGTAGCCCAAAGGACAGAAG GAAAAATTATAGACCTGCTGTCTCCAGATTCAGTGGACTCCGTGACTTGTCTGGTTCTCGTGAACGCCATCTACTTGAAAGGAAACTGGGAGAATCAGTTTAACAAACAGcacaccaaggaaaggccattCAAAGTCAGCAAG AATGTGGAGAAGCCTGTGCAAATGATGTTTAAGAAATCCACCTTTAAAATAACCTACATCGGAGAGATATTCACGCAGATTCTGGTGCTTCCCTACGTCGGCGGAGAGCTCAATATGATCATCATGCTTCCTGATGGAAAGACCGATTTGAAAACG GTGGAAAAGGAACTGACTTACGAGAAATTCGTCGAGTGGACGAGGCCGGAcctgatggaggaggaggaggtggaggtgtcCCTGCCCAAGTTTAAGCTGGGGGAGAGCTACGACATGGAGGGCGTCCTCCGCACCCTGGGCGTGACCGACGCCTTCGAGAACGCCAGGGCGGACTTCTCCACGATGTCGTCCCGGGGGGACCTGTGCCTGTCCCGGGTCGCGCACAAGGCCTTTGTGGAGGTCGACGAGGAGGGCACGGAGGCGGCCGCCGCCTCCGCCGCAGTCCTGATGTTGCGCTGCGCCAGGATCACCCCCAGGTTCTGTGCCGACCaccctttcctcttctttatcCAGCACAGCAAGACCCAAGCACTTCTGTTCTGCGGCCGGCTCAGCTCCCCGTGA
- the SERPINB6 gene encoding serpin B6 isoform X2, whose amino-acid sequence MDALSEANGTFALTLLKHLGEDNSKNVFFSPISISSALAMVFMGAKGNTAAQMSQALSLSRSSGGGGDIHQDFQNLLTEVNRTGTQYLLRTANRLFGEKTYDFLPSFKDSCRKFYEAEMEELDFISAAEESRKHINTWVAQRTEGKIIDLLSPDSVDSVTCLVLVNAIYLKGNWENQFNKQHTKERPFKVSKNVEKPVQMMFKKSTFKITYIGEIFTQILVLPYVGGELNMIIMLPDGKTDLKTVEKELTYEKFVEWTRPDLMEEEEVEVSLPKFKLGESYDMEGVLRTLGVTDAFENARADFSTMSSRGDLCLSRVAHKAFVEVDEEGTEAAAASAAVLMLRCARITPRFCADHPFLFFIQHSKTQALLFCGRLSSP is encoded by the exons ATGGATGCTCTGTCAGAAGCAAACGGCACCTTTGCCTTGACCCTTTTGAAACATCTGGGTGAAGACAACtcgaaaaatgtgtttttctcacCCATAAGCATCTCCTCTGCCCTGGCCATGGTCTTCATGGGGGCAAAGGGAAACACCGCGGCCCAGATGTCCCAG GCACTTTCTCTAAGCAGAAGCAGCGGCGGAGGTGGAGACATCCACCAGGATTTCCAGAACCTTCTCACCGAAGTTAACAGGACCGGCACACAGTACTTGCTCAGAACTGCCAACAGGCTCTTTGGAGAGAAGACTTATGATTTCCTCCCA TCTTTCAAAGATTCCTGCCGCAAATTCTACGAAGCAGAGATGGAAGAGCTCGACTTTATCAGCGCTGCGGAGGAATCCAGGAAACACATAAACACCTGGGTAGCCCAAAGGACAGAAG GAAAAATTATAGACCTGCTGTCTCCAGATTCAGTGGACTCCGTGACTTGTCTGGTTCTCGTGAACGCCATCTACTTGAAAGGAAACTGGGAGAATCAGTTTAACAAACAGcacaccaaggaaaggccattCAAAGTCAGCAAG AATGTGGAGAAGCCTGTGCAAATGATGTTTAAGAAATCCACCTTTAAAATAACCTACATCGGAGAGATATTCACGCAGATTCTGGTGCTTCCCTACGTCGGCGGAGAGCTCAATATGATCATCATGCTTCCTGATGGAAAGACCGATTTGAAAACG GTGGAAAAGGAACTGACTTACGAGAAATTCGTCGAGTGGACGAGGCCGGAcctgatggaggaggaggaggtggaggtgtcCCTGCCCAAGTTTAAGCTGGGGGAGAGCTACGACATGGAGGGCGTCCTCCGCACCCTGGGCGTGACCGACGCCTTCGAGAACGCCAGGGCGGACTTCTCCACGATGTCGTCCCGGGGGGACCTGTGCCTGTCCCGGGTCGCGCACAAGGCCTTTGTGGAGGTCGACGAGGAGGGCACGGAGGCGGCCGCCGCCTCCGCCGCAGTCCTGATGTTGCGCTGCGCCAGGATCACCCCCAGGTTCTGTGCCGACCaccctttcctcttctttatcCAGCACAGCAAGACCCAAGCACTTCTGTTCTGCGGCCGGCTCAGCTCCCCGTGA
- the SERPINB9 gene encoding serpin B9 isoform X4 has translation MGSGAWVTGECVGLPNVQAFLPRLKLEESYALESFLCSSRMTGVFEKAKADFPGMFTTKHGPRLHTALGEASKEGSAQHRCRASFSPSGAAKPAAFPSAAGSLLQKEVLSLNTEKDIHEDFRALLTELNKPGTQYLLRTANRLFGAKTCEFLSIFKEACLWFYHTELEQLSFAKAAEPSRKQINAWVSKKTEGKIPELLPGNSIDAQTRLVLINTVYFKGRWNEQFNEAYTREMPFRVNRKEQRPVQMMFQEGTFRLAHIEEVQAQVLELPYAGEELSMVILLPDDHVALSSLVSYKGYNSETTR, from the exons atggggagtggggcgTGGGTGACAGGTGAGTGTGTAGGCTTACCTAACGTTCAAGCTTTCCTTCCCAGGTTAAAGCTGGAGGAGAGTTATGCCTTGGAGTCTTTTCTCTGCAGTTCAAGAATGACCGGTGTGTTTGAGAAGGCCAAGGCCGACTTTCCCGGAATGTTCACTACGAAGCACGGCCCCAGGTTGCACACAGCACTCGGCGAGGCCAGCAAGGAAGGCAGCGCTCAGCACCGGTGCCGAGCTTCCTTCTCTCCATCAGGCGCCGCAAAACCAGCAGCATTTCCTTCTGCGGCAGGTTCTCTTCTCCAGAAAGAG gTGCTTTCTttaaacacagagaaagacaTTCATGAGGATTTCCGGGCACTTCTCACCGAGCTGAACAAGCCTGGCACTCAGTACTTGCTCAGAACGGCCAACAGGCTCTTTGGAGCGAAGACCTGTGAGTTTCTGTCT ATCTTTAAGGAAGCCTGTCTTTGGTTCTACCACACTGAGCTGGAGCAGCTCTCCTTTGCCAAAGCTGCAGAGCCGTCCAGGAAACAGATAAACGCTTGGGTCTCAAAAAAGACTGAAG GTAAAATTCCAGAGTTGTTGCCGGGTAACTCAATTGATGCGCAGACCAGGCTGGTTCTCATCAACACAGTCTACTTCAAAGGAAGGTGGAATGAGCAATTCAACGAAGCGTACACAAGGGAGATGCCTTTTAGAGTAAACCGG AAGGAGCAAAGGCCGGTGCAGATGATGTTTCAGGAAGGCACGTTTAGACTCGCGCACATCGAGGAGGTGCAGGCCCAGGTGCTCGAGCTGCCCTACGCGGGGGAGGAGCTGAGCATGGTCATCCTGCTTCCTGACGACCACGTGGCTCTGAGCTCG TTGGTTtcttataaaggatacaactcagaaaCAACCAGATGA
- the SERPINB9 gene encoding serpin B9 isoform X6 has product MRRPGWFSSTQSTSKKEQRPVQMMFQEGTFRLAHIEEVQAQVLELPYAGEELSMVILLPDDHVALSSVEKHLTFEKFLAWTHPDCMKSTEVEVFLPRFKLEEAYDLGSVLQGLGVVDAFQQGRADFSAMSADSDLCLSRFAHKSLVEVNEEGTEAAAALAVTVVECCLESGPRFCADRPFLFFIRHNKASSILFCGRLSSP; this is encoded by the exons ATGCGCAGACCAGGCTGGTTCTCATCAACACAGTCTACTTCAAAG AAGGAGCAAAGGCCGGTGCAGATGATGTTTCAGGAAGGCACGTTTAGACTCGCGCACATCGAGGAGGTGCAGGCCCAGGTGCTCGAGCTGCCCTACGCGGGGGAGGAGCTGAGCATGGTCATCCTGCTTCCTGACGACCACGTGGCTCTGAGCTCG GTGGAAAAACATCTCACTTTTGAGAAATTCCTCGCCTGGACCCACCCAGACTGCATGAAAAGCACAGAAGTGGAAGTTTTCCTCCCGAGATTTAAACTGGAAGAGGCTTATGACCTGGGGTCTGTGCTGCAGGGTCTGGGGGTGGTTGACGCCTTCCAGCAGGGCAGGGCTGACTTCTCGGCCATGTCAGCCGACAGCGACCTGTGTCTGTCCAGGTTTGCGCACAAGAGTTTGGTGGAGGTGAACGAGGAAGGCACGGAGGCCGCGGCCGCTTTGGCCGTGACAGTGGTGGAGTGTTGCCTGGAGTCTGGACCCAGGTTCTGTGCCGACcgcccctttcttttcttcatcagGCACAACAAAGCCAGCAGCATTCTCTTCTGCGGCAGGCTTTCCTCCCCATAG
- the LOC118903742 gene encoding uncharacterized protein LOC118903742 — MDTRVKQLENTRSFKMFFNFKSSHSQLLYLYSCHTHYCESEDGLTEDRRRSQLRTLTEEEKGVGDPRNGKDGVQLLASLFAHTHQLTACPRVSAPPSGSPALFCASARKEERREGASTCISRLLACHCALPSSLLETPPPLPPRPPRPFPEDLPSGPLLPPGVQVSASPSDNCLVTSSKPQPLLSSHGRSHPCSRKGSKCLWSQEERQGNRQARCSVLCSDKLDLAPASQLLNMGRPQVSAVSSLTPEPANTARASAPAHTRTCSGFAEPVCPGACSPSRKLPLLLSSLPFLSSQMWAASVHQDPGNLPSHPDNIPSDRRWI, encoded by the coding sequence ATGGACACAAGAGTAAAACAGCTAGAAAACACCCgctcctttaaaatgttttttaatttcaaaagttcTCATAGCCAATTGCTGTATTTATATTCGTGTCATACACATTACTGTGAGTCAGAGGATGGTCTGACAGAGGACAGACGAAGGTCGCAGCTCAGGACTCTGACTGAGGAAGAGAAGGGCGTCGGGGATCCCCGGAACGGGAAGGACGGGGTGCAGCTTCTGGCATCCCTGTTTGCCCACACACACCAACTAACCGCCTGCCCGCGAGTTAGCGCCCCGCCGTCTGGGAGCCCTGCCTTGTTCTGCGCGTCCgcgaggaaggaagaaaggagagagggggctTCTACTTGCATTTCGAGGCTCCTTGCCTGCCACTGCGCTCTCCCCAGTTCCCTCCTTgagacaccccctcccctgccccccagaccTCCCAGGCCATTCCCAGAGGACCTTCCTTCTGGGCCTCTCCTGCCACCTGGAGTCCAGGTGAGCGCTTCTCCCAGTGACAACTGCTTGGTCACTAGCTCTAAACCCCAGCCTCTCCTAAGCAGCCATGGCAGATCTCATCCGTGCTCGCGTAAGGGAAGTAAGTGCCTCTGGTcccaggaggagaggcaggggaaTCGGCAGGCCCGCTGCAGTGTCCTGTGCAGTGACAAGCTGGACCTGGCTCCTGCAAGCCAGCTGCTAAACATGGGGCGACCTCAAGTCAGCGCGGTGAGCTCACTTACGCCCGAACCAGCAAACACGGCTCGGGCATCGGCCCCGGCCCACACTCGCACCTGCTCTGGCTTTGCTGAGCCAGtttgccctggagcctgcagcccctcccgcaagcttcctctccttctcagctctctgccttttctctcctcACAGATGTGGGCAGCCTCTGTGCACCAAGACCCGGGGAACCTTCCCTCCCATCCAGATAATATCCCCAGCGATAGAAGATGGATTTAA
- the SERPINB9 gene encoding serpin B9 isoform X7: MPFRVNRKEQRPVQMMFQEGTFRLAHIEEVQAQVLELPYAGEELSMVILLPDDHVALSSVEKHLTFEKFLAWTHPDCMKSTEVEVFLPRFKLEEAYDLGSVLQGLGVVDAFQQGRADFSAMSADSDLCLSRFAHKSLVEVNEEGTEAAAALAVTVVECCLESGPRFCADRPFLFFIRHNKASSILFCGRLSSP, from the exons ATGCCTTTTAGAGTAAACCGG AAGGAGCAAAGGCCGGTGCAGATGATGTTTCAGGAAGGCACGTTTAGACTCGCGCACATCGAGGAGGTGCAGGCCCAGGTGCTCGAGCTGCCCTACGCGGGGGAGGAGCTGAGCATGGTCATCCTGCTTCCTGACGACCACGTGGCTCTGAGCTCG GTGGAAAAACATCTCACTTTTGAGAAATTCCTCGCCTGGACCCACCCAGACTGCATGAAAAGCACAGAAGTGGAAGTTTTCCTCCCGAGATTTAAACTGGAAGAGGCTTATGACCTGGGGTCTGTGCTGCAGGGTCTGGGGGTGGTTGACGCCTTCCAGCAGGGCAGGGCTGACTTCTCGGCCATGTCAGCCGACAGCGACCTGTGTCTGTCCAGGTTTGCGCACAAGAGTTTGGTGGAGGTGAACGAGGAAGGCACGGAGGCCGCGGCCGCTTTGGCCGTGACAGTGGTGGAGTGTTGCCTGGAGTCTGGACCCAGGTTCTGTGCCGACcgcccctttcttttcttcatcagGCACAACAAAGCCAGCAGCATTCTCTTCTGCGGCAGGCTTTCCTCCCCATAG
- the SERPINB9 gene encoding serpin B9 isoform X3, whose product MGSGAWVTGECVGLPNVQAFLPRLKLEESYALESFLCSSRMTGVFEKAKADFPGMFTTKHGPRLHTALGEASKEGSAQHRCRASFSPSGAAKPAAFPSAAGSLLQKEVLSLNTEKDIHEDFRALLTELNKPGTQYLLRTANRLFGAKTCEFLSIFKEACLWFYHTELEQLSFAKAAEPSRKQINAWVSKKTEGKIPELLPGNSIDAQTRLVLINTVYFKGRWNEQFNEAYTREMPFRVNRKEQRPVQMMFQEGTFRLAHIEEVQAQVLELPYAGEELSMVILLPDDHVALSSGTSPGPGRSHMLQSN is encoded by the exons atggggagtggggcgTGGGTGACAGGTGAGTGTGTAGGCTTACCTAACGTTCAAGCTTTCCTTCCCAGGTTAAAGCTGGAGGAGAGTTATGCCTTGGAGTCTTTTCTCTGCAGTTCAAGAATGACCGGTGTGTTTGAGAAGGCCAAGGCCGACTTTCCCGGAATGTTCACTACGAAGCACGGCCCCAGGTTGCACACAGCACTCGGCGAGGCCAGCAAGGAAGGCAGCGCTCAGCACCGGTGCCGAGCTTCCTTCTCTCCATCAGGCGCCGCAAAACCAGCAGCATTTCCTTCTGCGGCAGGTTCTCTTCTCCAGAAAGAG gTGCTTTCTttaaacacagagaaagacaTTCATGAGGATTTCCGGGCACTTCTCACCGAGCTGAACAAGCCTGGCACTCAGTACTTGCTCAGAACGGCCAACAGGCTCTTTGGAGCGAAGACCTGTGAGTTTCTGTCT ATCTTTAAGGAAGCCTGTCTTTGGTTCTACCACACTGAGCTGGAGCAGCTCTCCTTTGCCAAAGCTGCAGAGCCGTCCAGGAAACAGATAAACGCTTGGGTCTCAAAAAAGACTGAAG GTAAAATTCCAGAGTTGTTGCCGGGTAACTCAATTGATGCGCAGACCAGGCTGGTTCTCATCAACACAGTCTACTTCAAAGGAAGGTGGAATGAGCAATTCAACGAAGCGTACACAAGGGAGATGCCTTTTAGAGTAAACCGG AAGGAGCAAAGGCCGGTGCAGATGATGTTTCAGGAAGGCACGTTTAGACTCGCGCACATCGAGGAGGTGCAGGCCCAGGTGCTCGAGCTGCCCTACGCGGGGGAGGAGCTGAGCATGGTCATCCTGCTTCCTGACGACCACGTGGCTCTGAGCTCG gggacgagccctggtccgggaagatcccacatgctgcagagcaactaa
- the SERPINB9 gene encoding serpin B9 isoform X2, giving the protein MGSGAWVTGECVGLPNVQAFLPRLKLEESYALESFLCSSRMTGVFEKAKADFPGMFTTKHGPRLHTALGEASKEGSAQHRCRASFSPSGAAKPAAFPSAAGSLLQKEVLSLNTEKDIHEDFRALLTELNKPGTQYLLRTANRLFGAKTCEFLSVKFQSCCRVTQLMRRPGWFSSTQSTSKKEQRPVQMMFQEGTFRLAHIEEVQAQVLELPYAGEELSMVILLPDDHVALSSVEKHLTFEKFLAWTHPDCMKSTEVEVFLPRFKLEEAYDLGSVLQGLGVVDAFQQGRADFSAMSADSDLCLSRFAHKSLVEVNEEGTEAAAALAVTVVECCLESGPRFCADRPFLFFIRHNKASSILFCGRLSSP; this is encoded by the exons atggggagtggggcgTGGGTGACAGGTGAGTGTGTAGGCTTACCTAACGTTCAAGCTTTCCTTCCCAGGTTAAAGCTGGAGGAGAGTTATGCCTTGGAGTCTTTTCTCTGCAGTTCAAGAATGACCGGTGTGTTTGAGAAGGCCAAGGCCGACTTTCCCGGAATGTTCACTACGAAGCACGGCCCCAGGTTGCACACAGCACTCGGCGAGGCCAGCAAGGAAGGCAGCGCTCAGCACCGGTGCCGAGCTTCCTTCTCTCCATCAGGCGCCGCAAAACCAGCAGCATTTCCTTCTGCGGCAGGTTCTCTTCTCCAGAAAGAG gTGCTTTCTttaaacacagagaaagacaTTCATGAGGATTTCCGGGCACTTCTCACCGAGCTGAACAAGCCTGGCACTCAGTACTTGCTCAGAACGGCCAACAGGCTCTTTGGAGCGAAGACCTGTGAGTTTCTGTCT GTAAAATTCCAGAGTTGTTGCCGGGTAACTCAATTGATGCGCAGACCAGGCTGGTTCTCATCAACACAGTCTACTTCAAAG AAGGAGCAAAGGCCGGTGCAGATGATGTTTCAGGAAGGCACGTTTAGACTCGCGCACATCGAGGAGGTGCAGGCCCAGGTGCTCGAGCTGCCCTACGCGGGGGAGGAGCTGAGCATGGTCATCCTGCTTCCTGACGACCACGTGGCTCTGAGCTCG GTGGAAAAACATCTCACTTTTGAGAAATTCCTCGCCTGGACCCACCCAGACTGCATGAAAAGCACAGAAGTGGAAGTTTTCCTCCCGAGATTTAAACTGGAAGAGGCTTATGACCTGGGGTCTGTGCTGCAGGGTCTGGGGGTGGTTGACGCCTTCCAGCAGGGCAGGGCTGACTTCTCGGCCATGTCAGCCGACAGCGACCTGTGTCTGTCCAGGTTTGCGCACAAGAGTTTGGTGGAGGTGAACGAGGAAGGCACGGAGGCCGCGGCCGCTTTGGCCGTGACAGTGGTGGAGTGTTGCCTGGAGTCTGGACCCAGGTTCTGTGCCGACcgcccctttcttttcttcatcagGCACAACAAAGCCAGCAGCATTCTCTTCTGCGGCAGGCTTTCCTCCCCATAG